One region of Termitidicoccus mucosus genomic DNA includes:
- a CDS encoding alginate lyase family protein: MPAARISLFRSLPFRVLVAVFGVHITGAAAPAAQPALPAFDLAAHEAPRVTRLVGTALKKKPRTITSVVNPRSAGGVHDFSSEGDYWWPDPANPDGPYIQRDGLSNPDNFVAHRRLLIAFSRDVAALAAAYKLTRDERYAAAAARHLRAWFVGPSTRMNPSLLYSQAIKGRATGRSIGLIDTLHLCEVALAAETLRGAQSYSKNDDTAVTGWFRDYLHWMRTHAYGIEESEAKNNHGTCWTLQAACFATLTGDAGTLALCRRRLKEIHLPDQMAADGSFPLELRRTKPYGYSIFNLDVMTALGQILGAPGENLITWELPDGRSLARGIAWLAPCLADKSKWPLKPDVMYWDDWPVRQPALLFGALAAGRADWLEIWKKLDPDPEVEEVQRNFPIRQPVLWVRQ; this comes from the coding sequence ATGCCCGCCGCCCGAATTTCCCTGTTTCGATCTCTTCCTTTTCGCGTTCTGGTTGCTGTTTTCGGCGTTCACATCACCGGCGCCGCCGCGCCTGCCGCCCAGCCGGCGCTTCCGGCCTTCGATCTCGCCGCGCACGAGGCACCGCGCGTCACCCGGCTCGTCGGGACTGCGCTCAAGAAGAAACCGCGCACCATCACGAGCGTCGTCAACCCGCGCAGCGCGGGCGGGGTGCATGACTTTTCATCCGAGGGCGATTATTGGTGGCCCGACCCGGCCAATCCGGACGGCCCCTACATCCAGCGCGACGGATTGAGCAACCCGGACAACTTCGTCGCGCACCGCCGGCTCCTGATCGCGTTTTCGCGCGATGTGGCCGCGCTCGCCGCCGCCTACAAGCTGACGCGCGACGAGCGTTATGCCGCGGCGGCGGCCCGGCATCTCCGCGCGTGGTTTGTCGGGCCCTCGACGCGCATGAACCCGAGCCTGCTTTACTCGCAAGCGATCAAAGGCCGCGCCACCGGGCGCTCCATCGGTCTGATCGACACGCTGCACCTGTGCGAAGTCGCGCTGGCCGCCGAGACACTGCGCGGCGCGCAGTCGTATTCAAAAAACGATGACACGGCGGTCACGGGCTGGTTCCGCGACTACCTGCACTGGATGCGCACGCATGCCTATGGAATCGAGGAGAGCGAGGCGAAGAACAACCACGGCACCTGCTGGACATTGCAAGCCGCGTGTTTCGCCACGCTGACCGGCGACGCCGGGACGCTCGCGCTTTGCCGGCGGCGGCTGAAGGAAATCCATCTGCCGGACCAGATGGCGGCCGACGGGAGTTTCCCGTTGGAGCTCAGGCGCACGAAGCCCTATGGCTACTCGATCTTCAACCTCGATGTGATGACCGCGCTCGGGCAGATACTGGGCGCGCCCGGCGAAAACCTCATCACGTGGGAACTGCCCGACGGGCGCAGTCTCGCGCGAGGCATCGCCTGGCTCGCGCCCTGTCTCGCGGACAAATCGAAGTGGCCGCTCAAGCCGGATGTGATGTATTGGGACGACTGGCCCGTGCGTCAGCCCGCGCTGCTTTTCGGCGCGCTGGCCGCGGGCAGGGCGGACTGGCTTGAGATTTGGAAAAAACTCGATCCCGACCCCGAGGTCGAGGAAGTGCAGCGCAATTTCCCCATCCGGCAGCCGGTGCTTTGGGTGCGGCAGTGA
- a CDS encoding transglutaminase family protein — MHLHVLHRTHHAYATPVRDSFNEARLQPLTADGQICLDYQLTTDPPSRTTHFIDFHQNHVHQFEITTAHTALAIESRATVSTTTRRLAPAQTTTPLADMAACARLAQCFEFLQPSHYTAPTPDAHALGQAITADIADAWHAAQAVTAHIHQNFAYKPAATNVHTHMRDVLRDRQGVCQDFAHVMLGICRSLGIPARYVSGYLYNGPADTLRGAQASHAWVEIYLPDHGWRGLDPTNNTQPDDRYIKIATGRDYADVSPIKGTYRGTGDRRMTVEVLVTALEPAETRAF, encoded by the coding sequence ATGCACCTCCACGTCCTCCACCGCACGCACCACGCTTACGCCACCCCCGTGCGGGACAGTTTCAACGAGGCCCGCCTCCAGCCGCTCACCGCCGACGGACAAATCTGTCTGGACTATCAGCTCACAACCGATCCGCCCTCGCGCACGACGCACTTCATCGATTTTCACCAGAACCACGTCCACCAGTTCGAGATCACCACGGCGCACACCGCGCTTGCCATCGAAAGCCGCGCCACCGTGTCCACCACCACCCGGCGCCTTGCACCCGCGCAAACGACCACGCCGCTTGCGGACATGGCGGCCTGCGCGCGACTCGCGCAATGCTTCGAGTTTCTTCAGCCCAGCCACTACACCGCGCCCACGCCCGACGCGCATGCCCTTGGCCAGGCCATCACCGCGGACATCGCCGACGCCTGGCACGCCGCGCAGGCCGTCACCGCGCACATCCACCAGAATTTCGCCTACAAACCCGCAGCCACCAACGTCCACACGCACATGCGCGACGTGCTCCGCGACCGCCAGGGCGTCTGCCAGGACTTCGCGCACGTCATGCTCGGCATCTGCCGCTCCCTCGGCATTCCCGCGCGCTACGTCAGCGGCTACCTCTACAACGGCCCCGCCGACACGCTTCGCGGAGCGCAGGCGAGCCATGCCTGGGTCGAGATTTACCTGCCCGATCACGGTTGGCGCGGACTCGATCCGACCAACAACACCCAGCCCGACGACCGCTACATAAAAATCGCCACCGGCCGCGACTACGCCGACGTGTCGCCGATCAAAGGCACCTACCGCGGCACCGGCGATCGCCGCATGACGGTCGAGGTTCTGGTCACCGCGCTCGAGCCCGCCGAGACCAGGGCATTTTAA
- a CDS encoding alpha-E domain-containing protein: MLSRVANSLYWMSRYIERADNTARLVDVSLQLSLDLQHFDEHTLDSHWLPVVQSAGDETLFSALHPIPTSDAVIEFLVFQTENTNSILSSVMLARENARMVRDQIPNEFWEELNRLYLFLRSAGARASFRSDPTQFFQEIKASALHLQGITHATVVRNEGWRFIQAGKYIERADKTSRILDVRHAAFPARGAPGAITQAGALEWAAVLRSCSAWDAYQALHGAEILPAHVADLLLLSEDFPRSVRFSVQQLNTALRRISGVGDESFSNDAEKLSGRLLAELFYGTTDEIFDQGLHTYIDALQTKLNTIGEALFRTYILHAFQQIEDDQIRQQEEQQQQ, from the coding sequence ATGTTAAGCCGCGTCGCAAACTCCCTCTACTGGATGAGCCGCTACATCGAGCGCGCCGACAACACCGCGCGCCTTGTCGATGTGAGCCTCCAGCTTTCCCTCGATCTCCAGCACTTTGACGAGCACACGCTCGACTCGCACTGGCTGCCGGTCGTCCAGAGCGCCGGCGACGAAACCCTCTTCAGCGCGCTTCACCCGATTCCCACCAGCGACGCCGTCATCGAGTTCCTTGTTTTCCAGACCGAAAACACCAACTCCATCCTCAGCTCCGTGATGCTCGCCCGCGAGAACGCCCGCATGGTGCGCGACCAGATTCCCAACGAATTCTGGGAGGAGCTCAACCGCCTCTACCTGTTTCTCCGCTCCGCGGGTGCGCGCGCCTCCTTCCGTTCCGATCCCACGCAATTCTTCCAGGAAATCAAGGCATCCGCCCTTCACCTCCAGGGCATCACGCACGCCACCGTGGTGCGCAACGAAGGCTGGCGTTTCATCCAGGCCGGCAAATACATCGAGCGCGCCGACAAGACCTCGCGCATTCTCGATGTCCGCCACGCAGCCTTTCCCGCGCGCGGCGCGCCCGGCGCGATCACCCAGGCCGGCGCGCTCGAATGGGCCGCCGTGCTCCGCTCCTGCTCCGCCTGGGATGCCTACCAGGCCCTTCACGGCGCCGAAATCCTGCCCGCGCACGTCGCCGACCTGCTCCTGCTCTCCGAGGATTTTCCACGCTCCGTGCGCTTCAGCGTGCAACAGCTCAACACCGCCCTCCGCCGCATCTCCGGCGTCGGCGACGAAAGCTTTTCCAACGACGCCGAAAAACTCTCCGGACGCCTCCTCGCCGAACTCTTCTACGGCACGACCGACGAAATCTTCGACCAAGGCCTGCACACCTACATCGACGCCCTCCAAACCAAGCTGAACACCATCGGCGAAGCCCTCTTCCGCACCTACATTCTCCACGCCTTCCAGCAAATCGAGGACGACCAGATCCGCCAGCAGGAAGAGCAGCAGCAACAATGA
- a CDS encoding RNA polymerase sigma factor produces MNQEPVYEKSKDDAGNFIPSVVAEHQGALTRYAARLLGGDADRARDVVQDTFVRLMAQPREGVDGHLAEWLFTVCRHRALDVLRKEGRMKRFDEGQAERVTAVEPRPGRALEQAEEQAALLRLIDGLPANQQEVIRLKFQNGFSYKEISRITALSVNHVGVLIHNAVKRLRADFAAQQS; encoded by the coding sequence ATGAACCAGGAGCCCGTCTATGAAAAAAGCAAGGATGACGCCGGGAATTTCATTCCGTCCGTGGTGGCGGAGCATCAGGGCGCGCTCACGCGTTACGCGGCGCGCCTGCTTGGCGGCGATGCCGACCGGGCGCGCGATGTCGTGCAGGACACATTTGTCCGCCTCATGGCCCAGCCCCGCGAGGGCGTGGACGGCCACCTCGCCGAATGGCTTTTCACCGTCTGCCGCCACCGCGCGCTCGACGTGCTGCGAAAGGAGGGGCGCATGAAACGCTTTGACGAGGGGCAGGCCGAGCGCGTGACTGCGGTCGAACCGCGGCCGGGCCGCGCGCTGGAGCAGGCCGAGGAGCAGGCGGCGCTGCTGCGGCTCATCGACGGACTGCCCGCAAACCAGCAGGAGGTCATTCGCCTGAAATTCCAGAATGGTTTCAGTTACAAGGAAATAAGCCGCATCACCGCGCTCTCGGTCAACCATGTGGGCGTGCTGATTCACAACGCCGTCAAACGCCTGCGCGCCGACTTTGCCGCGCAGCAATCATAA
- the nadB gene encoding L-aspartate oxidase has product MTHNYDVLVVGSGIAGLSFALKVARAGLSVALLTKKNKAESNTNHAQGGIAVVTSQTDDFDSHVRDTLVAGDGLCNERVVREIVQDGPARVRELIELGLEFSRDKAGAFELGREGGHSARRILHVKDMTGAAIEEALLRAVGCEKRIALFEHFFAIDVVTTSKLAGRAARRGPNRVAGLYALNVRAGRVETFRAPVVMLSTGGAGQVYRYTTNPDIATGDGIAMAWRAGVEVRNMEFTQFHPTALYSPEGGRFLISEAVRGEGAVLRNASGEAFMSRYHEMADLAPRDIVARAIDTEMKTSGAPCVHLDITHKSRAFLRARFPRIFETCLGLGIDIGKQMIPVVPAAHYTCGGVATSLSAETSLPGLYACGEVACTGLHGANRLASNSLLEAVVLAHRGAESVRAYLENSHALAPRGRTRAGTRDSLDIPAWKDLGGGDVDERVVITHNWDELRSAMWDYVGIVRTTKRLERARRRVANLAREVDEYYWNFSVDTRLLELRNLVQVARLVVACARQRKESRGLHSIVDFPKKLKTARDSRMRKTTA; this is encoded by the coding sequence ATGACCCACAATTATGACGTTCTCGTCGTCGGCAGCGGAATCGCGGGGCTGAGCTTCGCACTCAAAGTGGCGCGGGCGGGCCTTTCCGTGGCATTGCTCACGAAGAAGAACAAGGCCGAGTCCAACACCAATCACGCCCAGGGCGGCATCGCCGTGGTCACGTCGCAAACGGACGATTTCGACTCGCACGTGCGCGACACGCTCGTGGCGGGCGACGGTCTGTGCAACGAGCGCGTGGTGCGCGAGATCGTGCAGGACGGCCCGGCGCGCGTGCGCGAACTCATTGAGCTCGGCCTGGAGTTTTCCCGCGACAAGGCCGGCGCCTTCGAACTCGGGCGCGAGGGCGGGCACAGCGCGCGGCGCATCCTGCACGTGAAGGACATGACCGGCGCGGCCATCGAGGAGGCGCTGCTGCGCGCGGTGGGATGTGAAAAACGCATCGCGCTGTTCGAGCATTTCTTTGCCATTGATGTCGTCACGACCTCAAAGCTCGCCGGGCGGGCGGCGCGCCGCGGACCGAACCGTGTCGCCGGGCTTTATGCGCTCAACGTCCGCGCGGGGCGCGTGGAGACCTTTCGCGCTCCGGTGGTAATGCTGTCCACCGGCGGCGCGGGCCAGGTTTACCGCTACACGACCAACCCCGACATCGCGACCGGCGACGGCATCGCGATGGCGTGGCGCGCGGGCGTGGAGGTGCGCAACATGGAGTTCACGCAATTTCACCCGACCGCGCTTTACTCGCCCGAGGGCGGGCGCTTCCTCATCAGCGAGGCGGTGCGCGGCGAGGGCGCGGTGCTGCGCAATGCATCGGGCGAGGCGTTCATGTCGCGCTATCACGAGATGGCCGATCTCGCGCCGCGCGACATCGTGGCGCGCGCCATCGACACCGAGATGAAGACCTCCGGCGCCCCCTGTGTGCACCTCGACATCACGCACAAAAGCCGCGCCTTCCTGCGCGCGCGTTTTCCGCGGATCTTCGAAACCTGCCTCGGCCTCGGCATCGACATCGGCAAACAGATGATCCCCGTCGTGCCCGCCGCGCATTACACCTGCGGCGGAGTGGCGACCAGCCTGTCCGCCGAGACCAGCCTGCCCGGCCTCTACGCCTGCGGCGAGGTGGCCTGCACCGGCCTGCATGGTGCCAACCGCCTCGCCAGCAATTCGTTGCTCGAGGCCGTCGTGCTCGCGCATCGCGGCGCGGAGTCGGTGCGCGCGTATCTGGAAAACAGCCACGCGCTCGCTCCACGCGGACGAACCCGGGCGGGGACGCGCGATTCCCTGGACATCCCCGCCTGGAAGGACCTCGGCGGCGGCGACGTGGACGAGCGCGTGGTCATCACGCACAACTGGGACGAGCTTCGCAGCGCTATGTGGGACTACGTGGGCATCGTGCGCACGACAAAACGCCTCGAGCGCGCCCGCCGCCGCGTGGCGAACCTCGCCCGCGAGGTGGACGAGTATTATTGGAATTTTTCGGTGGACACGCGCCTGCTGGAATTGCGCAACTTGGTGCAGGTGGCGCGGCTCGTCGTCGCCTGCGCCCGCCAGCGCAAGGAAAGCCGCGGACTGCACTCCATCGTGGACTTCCCCAAAAAACTGAAAACGGCGCGCGATTCGCGGATGCGCAAAACCACCGCGTGA
- a CDS encoding cupin domain-containing protein: MNDFATPPNHIKFLAKRLFGNCGRIIDGAIAYLEPGGGGPETDHTHAHDHLFIVVSGQATIRLGGERKTLNPNEAFLVKGGIPHSVWNSDAQTTVMVGISVEAEERKNA; this comes from the coding sequence ATGAACGATTTCGCGACTCCGCCGAATCACATCAAATTTCTGGCCAAAAGATTGTTTGGGAACTGCGGGCGAATCATCGATGGCGCGATTGCATATCTGGAACCGGGCGGAGGAGGGCCGGAAACCGATCACACCCATGCGCACGACCATTTGTTTATTGTCGTCAGCGGGCAGGCCACGATTCGACTCGGCGGGGAGCGGAAAACATTAAATCCCAACGAAGCCTTTTTGGTAAAGGGCGGGATACCGCATTCAGTTTGGAACAGTGACGCGCAGACCACCGTGATGGTTGGCATATCCGTCGAGGCGGAGGAACGCAAAAACGCCTGA
- a CDS encoding vWA domain-containing protein yields the protein MSNENKPDFSENQDNHTGHLDDPRLTAYALGEMDMDERAAFEAEVHDDAAAQAALAEIRALAGDLRAALATEPVNGSAGIPARESARDIADRNVRAPESVPNILPVLGVLDGGAADVDEVAHERERQREREDDPYRRRRRRFPYFLVSGLAAACFAVFFFARVLPQQRGFELERRAQLEATVAERRRAANEMRARVYGEALIASETRRVAREARGPEETAPSAPSFAGYHNTESYAHQPDSRFSRVADAPVSTFAADVDTASYTNVRRFLDGGRLPPPDAVHVEELVNYFPYDYAPPPRDSEAPFAASMEVAAAPWNPAHRLVRIGIKGRELDAATRPPVSLVFLLDVSGSMDEPNKLPLVKDAMRMLLDTLRPDDRVAIVTYAGSSGLALPSTPASKKRDILAALDALRAEGSTNGAMGIQLAYDVAKANFIEGGANRVVLCTDGDFNVGVTNDGDLTRLIEEKARSGVFLTVLGFGMGNYKNSKLELLANKGNGQHGYIDSRMEARRMLVEQAGATLVTIAKDVKLQVEFNPAAAQSYRLIGYENRRLAREDFNNDKVDAGEIGAGHTVTALYEVVPLGADDGAAAAPGVPPVEPLKYQIAAPQLANLELASELLTLKIRFKAPSADQSEMLEFTLENSSRGFAEASRDFKFASAVAAFGMVLRDSPDKAGADYDKLLDWAESGLGPDADGRRHEFLSLVRRAREIAVN from the coding sequence ATGAGCAACGAAAACAAACCCGATTTTTCCGAAAACCAGGACAACCACACCGGCCACCTCGACGATCCTCGCCTGACCGCCTACGCGCTGGGCGAGATGGACATGGATGAACGCGCCGCGTTCGAAGCCGAGGTGCACGACGATGCCGCCGCGCAAGCCGCGCTCGCCGAAATCCGCGCGCTGGCCGGCGACCTGCGCGCCGCCCTTGCCACCGAGCCCGTGAACGGGAGCGCGGGCATTCCTGCCCGCGAATCCGCTCGCGACATCGCGGACAGGAATGTCCGCGCCCCCGAAAGTGTGCCGAACATCTTGCCCGTGCTTGGCGTCCTCGACGGCGGCGCGGCTGACGTGGACGAGGTCGCGCACGAGCGGGAACGCCAGCGCGAACGCGAGGATGATCCGTATAGGCGGAGACGCCGCCGTTTTCCTTATTTCCTCGTATCCGGCTTGGCGGCGGCATGTTTCGCAGTGTTTTTCTTTGCGCGTGTTTTGCCGCAGCAACGCGGATTTGAGTTGGAGAGAAGGGCACAACTGGAGGCGACTGTGGCCGAGCGGAGGCGCGCGGCAAACGAGATGAGGGCAAGAGTATATGGGGAAGCCTTGATAGCTTCTGAAACCCGGAGAGTGGCACGCGAGGCCAGAGGGCCGGAAGAGACAGCTCCAAGCGCGCCATCGTTCGCCGGGTATCATAACACCGAATCCTACGCCCATCAGCCGGACAGCCGTTTCTCCCGCGTGGCCGATGCGCCCGTCTCAACCTTCGCGGCGGACGTGGACACGGCCAGTTACACCAATGTCCGGCGTTTCCTCGACGGCGGACGCCTGCCGCCGCCCGACGCCGTGCATGTCGAGGAACTGGTCAACTATTTCCCCTACGACTACGCGCCGCCGCCGCGCGACAGCGAAGCGCCGTTTGCCGCCTCTATGGAGGTCGCCGCCGCGCCATGGAATCCCGCGCACCGGCTCGTGCGCATCGGCATCAAAGGCCGCGAACTCGACGCCGCCACACGCCCGCCCGTGAGCCTCGTTTTTCTGCTCGATGTCTCCGGCTCGATGGACGAGCCCAACAAGCTTCCGCTCGTGAAGGACGCCATGCGCATGCTGCTCGACACGCTCCGGCCCGACGACCGCGTGGCCATCGTCACCTACGCGGGCTCGTCGGGGCTGGCGCTGCCCTCCACGCCCGCGTCGAAAAAGCGCGACATCCTCGCGGCGCTCGACGCGCTGCGGGCGGAAGGCTCGACCAACGGTGCGATGGGCATCCAGCTCGCCTACGATGTCGCCAAGGCCAACTTCATCGAGGGCGGCGCGAACCGCGTCGTCCTCTGCACCGACGGCGACTTCAATGTCGGCGTCACCAACGACGGCGACCTCACCCGGCTCATCGAGGAGAAGGCGCGCTCCGGCGTGTTTCTCACCGTGCTCGGCTTCGGCATGGGCAATTACAAGAACTCGAAACTCGAACTTTTGGCTAACAAGGGCAACGGCCAGCACGGCTACATCGACTCGCGCATGGAGGCGCGGCGGATGCTCGTCGAGCAGGCGGGCGCGACGCTCGTCACCATCGCGAAAGACGTGAAGCTGCAAGTCGAGTTCAACCCGGCGGCGGCGCAGTCGTATCGGTTGATCGGATACGAAAACCGCCGGCTCGCCCGCGAGGATTTCAACAACGACAAGGTGGACGCCGGCGAGATCGGCGCGGGACACACCGTGACGGCGCTCTACGAGGTCGTGCCCCTTGGCGCGGATGACGGCGCGGCCGCGGCCCCCGGCGTGCCGCCGGTCGAGCCGCTGAAATACCAGATCGCCGCGCCGCAGCTCGCCAACCTGGAGCTGGCGAGCGAATTGCTGACGCTGAAAATCCGTTTCAAGGCTCCCTCGGCGGACCAAAGCGAGATGCTGGAGTTTACGCTGGAAAACTCGTCACGGGGATTTGCCGAGGCGAGCCGTGATTTCAAGTTCGCCTCGGCCGTGGCGGCGTTCGGCATGGTGCTGCGCGACTCGCCGGACAAGGCCGGCGCGGATTACGACAAGCTGCTCGACTGGGCCGAAAGCGGCCTCGGTCCCGATGCCGACGGGCGCCGCCACGAGTTTCTGAGCCTCGTCCGCCGGGCGAGGGAAATCGCGGTGAATTGA
- the panC gene encoding pantoate--beta-alanine ligase, which yields MQKITTVSEMRKLADTLRAQGKTIGLVPTMGALHDGHLSLVQQAKTEANVVIVSVFVNPTQFGPNEDFSKYPRDIDSDTALAAEAGADFVFAPSVEEMYPKNYSTYVNEEVVARPLEGASRPSHFRGVTTVVAKLFNITRPDVAVFGQKDAQQAAVIIKMAEDLNFPVRIIVAPTLREEGGLAMSSRNRYLTGAQRAEALALHEALNFAKNMVEKGEHRSDRLVAEMTHILGQHRRVRVIYVALVDHRTMEPMREVEPGRSMLVVAAWVDEVRLIDNITL from the coding sequence ATGCAGAAAATCACAACGGTTTCAGAAATGCGAAAATTGGCCGACACGCTGCGCGCGCAGGGGAAAACCATCGGTCTGGTGCCCACGATGGGAGCGTTGCATGACGGGCATTTGAGCCTGGTGCAGCAGGCCAAGACCGAGGCGAATGTGGTGATCGTGTCGGTCTTCGTGAATCCGACCCAATTCGGCCCGAACGAGGATTTTTCCAAATATCCCCGCGACATCGATTCCGACACCGCGCTCGCCGCCGAGGCCGGGGCGGACTTCGTGTTCGCCCCCTCGGTGGAGGAAATGTATCCGAAAAACTACTCGACCTATGTGAACGAGGAAGTGGTGGCCAGGCCGCTCGAAGGCGCGTCGCGGCCTTCGCACTTCCGCGGCGTGACGACCGTGGTGGCAAAGTTGTTCAACATCACGCGGCCGGATGTGGCGGTGTTCGGGCAAAAGGACGCGCAGCAGGCGGCGGTCATCATCAAGATGGCGGAGGACCTGAATTTCCCGGTGCGCATCATTGTCGCCCCGACGCTGCGCGAGGAAGGCGGCCTGGCCATGAGCTCGCGCAACCGCTACCTGACCGGCGCGCAGCGCGCCGAGGCGCTGGCCTTGCACGAGGCGCTGAATTTCGCGAAAAACATGGTGGAAAAAGGCGAGCACCGATCCGACCGGCTCGTGGCGGAGATGACGCATATCCTGGGACAGCATCGCCGCGTCCGGGTCATCTACGTGGCGCTGGTCGACCATCGCACGATGGAGCCGATGCGCGAGGTCGAGCCCGGACGCTCCATGCTCGTCGTCGCCGCCTGGGTGGACGAGGTGCGGCTGATCGACAACATCACTTTGTGA
- a CDS encoding IS5 family transposase (programmed frameshift), which yields MELTKEHLERIKDSLPVERGNVSIDVLSFLNGVLYVAENGCKWRRLPERFGNWHTIYTRMNRWSKSGVWDRVFERLQKEGLVHLELKVVSLDSTSVKVHPDGTGAGEKNGPQAIGKSRGGRNTKIHLAAANDVHALGFRLSPGQNGDGPEGRELIGELGCPRHGCALAMDMAYEGNETRGLACLLGFKPVVPPNPLRRKPWKLNQALYRQRNHVERLFRRIKGFRRVFTRYDKLDVLFRSFVSFALSWLLLNSANRS from the exons ATGGAACTGACGAAGGAACACCTGGAGAGAATCAAGGACAGCCTGCCGGTGGAGCGGGGCAATGTGAGCATTGATGTGCTGAGCTTTCTAAACGGGGTGCTGTATGTGGCGGAGAACGGGTGCAAATGGAGGAGATTGCCGGAGAGGTTTGGGAACTGGCACACGATCTACACGCGGATGAATCGCTGGAGCAAAAGCGGAGTATGGGACCGGGTGTTCGAGCGGCTGCAGAAGGAAGGGCTGGTGCATCTGGAGCTGAAGGTGGTGTCGCTGGACAGTACCAGCGTGAAGGTCCACCCCGATGGGACCGGGGCGG GAGAAAAAAACGGGCCTCAGGCGATCGGCAAATCACGAGGAGGCCGGAACACCAAGATTCATCTGGCTGCCGCGAATGATGTCCATGCCCTCGGCTTCCGCCTCTCGCCCGGGCAGAACGGCGACGGACCCGAGGGACGCGAGCTGATTGGCGAGTTGGGATGCCCGAGGCATGGATGCGCCCTGGCCATGGACATGGCCTACGAAGGCAACGAAACCCGCGGCTTGGCCTGCCTGCTCGGCTTCAAGCCTGTCGTCCCGCCCAACCCGTTGCGTCGAAAACCCTGGAAACTCAACCAGGCACTTTACCGCCAGCGCAACCACGTCGAGCGCCTCTTCCGCCGCATCAAGGGCTTCCGTCGCGTCTTCACCCGCTACGACAAGCTCGATGTCCTCTTCCGCTCTTTCGTCTCCTTCGCTCTCTCTTGGCTACTCCTCAATAGTGCTAACAGGTCCTAA